The sequence below is a genomic window from Nocardia fluminea.
GTACGGCGCCGAGCTCGGACTCAATCCACTGCAGAGCTTGCAGCAGGTGTTCACCGTGCACGGGACTCCCGCGATCTACGCCCGCACGATGGGCGCGCTGCTCAAGCGCCGCGGCTTCCGCTTCCAGACGATCGAGTCGACCGACGAGCAGGTCACAGTCACCGGCACCTCGCCGATCGGTGATGTCGAGACGAGCACGTGGACGATCGAACGAGCGACCCGCGCAGGCTACGTCCCGCAGATCGACGAGCGCACCGGCAAGTTCGCCCTCAATGGCAACGGCAAGTTGATCGGCAACGAGAAGTACATCACCGACCCGCAGGCGATGCTGTACGCCAAGGCGCTCGCAGAGGTGAGCCGTCGCCTGGCTCCCGATGTACTGCTCGGTATCTCGCGGACCTACGAGGATGTCGAGTCCGAGCCTGCGCCCACTGTGCGCGTCACCTCCGAGCGCGTCACGGCAGCCGACATCCTCGGCGACCCGGTTGACGAGACGCCGCCGGCGACCGTGGTTGATTGGGTCGACGAGCGGCCCGCCGAGACTGCCGCTCCGGCCGAGCAGCAGGCCGACGCACCGGCCGACGAACCGGCCGCCAAGCCGCCGAAGCCGTCGACCGCCACGCAGCAGAAGAAGATCGCCCGCCTGCTCGACGAACGCGGCATCGCCGCCGCTGCCGACAAGCTCGCCACCCTCACCGCGTTCTTCGCCCGTTCGTTCGGCTCGTCGGCCGAGTTGACGTGGGATGAGGCGATCGCCCTGCTTGCCCACCTCGAGAACGATCCGGTCGCCAACGAAGCGCAGGTGACCCGCATTGGCGAGCTGCTCGACGAGCTGAGAATCACCGATGCCGCCGACCGTCTCGACATCGTCTCGCATATTGCGGGCCGCACGGTCGGCGGTTTCGAGCGGCTCACCTCGGGCGAGGCTGACGCAGTCGCGACCACGCTCGCCGACAAGCTCGCTGGTCGCGACGAGACCGCCGGGGGTGCCGAATGAGTGTCCCCATCGTCTTCCTCGACACCGAAACCACCGGGCTGCACGCCGACCGGCGCCCGTGGGAGATCGGCATCATCCGTCGAGACGAGCACGGCCAGACCGAGACCACCATCCAGGTGGCCGACGTCGACCTGTCGGGAGCGGAGCTGATCGGACTCAAGATCGGTCGGTTCCATGATCGGCACCTCCACTACGGCGAGGCGGATGCCGACGCGCACGAGAAGGACGACGGTCACCTCCTTCTCGAAGAGAGGGATGCCGCCCGCGAGGTAGAGCATCTGACCCGCGGGGCTCACATCGTCGGCGCTGTGCCGTCGTTCGACACAGAGTGCCTGGCCGCGATGCTCCGCCGTCATCGGCTGGTCCCGGCCTGGCACTACCACCTCATCGACATCGAGGCGCTGGCCGCCGGCTACCTGCGTGGGCGTCACGAGATGGCACTGCCGTTGCCGTGGAACTCCGACGATCTGTCTCGTGCGGTCGGTGTCTCGACCACCGAGGACGAGCGGCACACCGCGATGGGTGACGCCCGCTGGGCGATGCGGGTCTACGACGCGGTCGCCGGGAGTGCCCAGTGACCGAGCTGACCGATCTCACCGGTGCCGAATACGAGCCCGGCACGCGCGGCGCGGCCGTGCTGCTCATCAAATCGGCGGCCGAGATGCTCGGCGGCCTGGACGTGGACGCAACGACCGACGCTGAGGTGGTCGATTGCCTGAAGGTCATCGACCACCTCGTCCATGCCGCCAGCGTTCACACGCTCCTCGCTATCGAGTCCCGCCTCGGCGAGCTCGTCGACCAGCAGCGAATCGCGAACGCACTCATCGGCACCGGACACATGGGCGTGTTCAACAGCGACGCCGAGATCCGGCCCGCCCGCGACGCGGTGCGCAAGCTGCTCGGCCTGATCGAAGAGAGCCCGTCATGAGCGTCGATCTCACCATCAAGGTTGGCACCGGCGACTTCCGCCAAGCCCTCAACAGCGTGCGTATACACGCCTGTGCCGACAAGGACGTGCCGACGATCCACCGCATCCGACTCGCCATCAGCATCGAGAACGTCACGGTGACGGCTACCGACATGTTCACCGCAGGCCTGGCGATCGTGTCGATCTGGGACGGGTACGGCCCCGAAGAGACAGTCACCGTCGACCTGCTGCCCGAGGACGTATCGAAGGTGCTCATGATGCACCCGGGCGGCAAGGACAAAGCCGACGAGCCCGAGCTGATGTTGCGCCTGGACCTCACCGGCGAGCGCGTCACGATCACCGATTGCTCGGGGCTGATCGATGGGCGCGCGCTGACGATCCCGCGGCTGCCCACCGACGGCGGATCGCTGGGCACCATCCCCGATCTCATCCTCAAGGGGCACGCCAGCCCGGCCGTGGTCGTCTCCGACATGGTCGTCAGCGGCGACGCGATCGCCAGGTTCAAGGCCGCATCGTCGGCGTACGGAGATCCGCTCGAG
It includes:
- a CDS encoding 3'-5' exonuclease — protein: MSVPIVFLDTETTGLHADRRPWEIGIIRRDEHGQTETTIQVADVDLSGAELIGLKIGRFHDRHLHYGEADADAHEKDDGHLLLEERDAAREVEHLTRGAHIVGAVPSFDTECLAAMLRRHRLVPAWHYHLIDIEALAAGYLRGRHEMALPLPWNSDDLSRAVGVSTTEDERHTAMGDARWAMRVYDAVAGSAQ
- a CDS encoding DNA translocase FtsK; protein product: MSVDLTIKVGTGDFRQALNSVRIHACADKDVPTIHRIRLAISIENVTVTATDMFTAGLAIVSIWDGYGPEETVTVDLLPEDVSKVLMMHPGGKDKADEPELMLRLDLTGERVTITDCSGLIDGRALTIPRLPTDGGSLGTIPDLILKGHASPAVVVSDMVVSGDAIARFKAASSAYGDPLEVEAHAGVRALLVRCGESFLGLLMPRTLASSERDRMTEWSSGWDRRLPGIAAAARSELATSAGPVQVEPVDLDANPDIDLYLHAVELVVKTQFGSPSMLQRKLRIGFAKAARLIDQMEEAGIVGPRDGSAARVVQVAVDAVDDLLAALRGEATEASEGES